Proteins from a genomic interval of Microbacterium phyllosphaerae:
- the epsC gene encoding serine O-acetyltransferase EpsC, whose product MGMIGRMREDIAAARLRDPAARSAAEVALLYPGLHAIWAHRVSHALWRRRLRLLARGTSQVSRWLTGIEIHPGAQIGRRFFIDHGMGVVIGETAEVGDDVMLYHGVTLGGRTRDSGKRHPTLGDGVAVGAGAKILGPITIGEGSVVGANAVVTRDAPADSILVGIPAKARARILGEDTKAMLTAPDYSI is encoded by the coding sequence ATGGGCATGATCGGCCGAATGCGCGAGGACATCGCGGCAGCCCGACTTCGCGACCCCGCGGCCCGCAGCGCGGCAGAGGTCGCGCTCCTGTACCCCGGGCTGCACGCGATCTGGGCGCATCGCGTCTCACATGCGCTCTGGCGCAGACGGCTTCGACTGCTGGCGCGCGGGACCTCTCAGGTCTCGCGCTGGCTCACGGGCATCGAAATCCATCCCGGCGCGCAGATCGGACGGCGATTCTTCATCGATCACGGCATGGGGGTCGTCATCGGCGAGACCGCCGAGGTCGGCGACGATGTGATGCTGTACCACGGCGTCACGCTCGGCGGCCGCACCAGGGACTCGGGTAAACGGCACCCCACGCTCGGCGACGGCGTCGCCGTGGGGGCGGGAGCGAAGATCCTCGGACCGATCACGATCGGCGAGGGATCGGTGGTCGGCGCGAACGCGGTGGTCACGCGCGACGCTCCCGCCGACAGCATCCTGGTCGGCATCCCGGCGAAGGCACGGGCACGCATCCTCGGCGAAGACACCAAGGCGATGCTCACCGCACCCGACTACTCGATCTGA
- a CDS encoding phage holin family protein: MITFLFRALLYVVSAGLGLIVADLLLDGFQIQWDKWWGFVICILIFAIVQSILAPWVSKIADRYAPVLMGGIGIVSTLIALVVVVLLPIGGLRIVDLAGWLLGAVIVWLVTALGSVLLPLIFLRKKVDKARGR; the protein is encoded by the coding sequence GTGATCACGTTCCTCTTCCGCGCGCTTCTGTACGTCGTGTCCGCCGGGCTCGGCCTCATCGTCGCCGACCTCCTGCTAGACGGATTCCAGATCCAGTGGGACAAGTGGTGGGGCTTCGTCATCTGCATCCTGATCTTCGCGATCGTGCAGAGCATCCTCGCCCCGTGGGTCAGCAAGATCGCCGATCGCTACGCGCCGGTGCTGATGGGAGGCATCGGGATCGTGTCCACACTCATCGCGCTGGTGGTCGTCGTGCTGCTGCCGATCGGCGGTCTGCGCATCGTCGACCTCGCGGGCTGGCTGCTCGGCGCAGTGATCGTCTGGCTGGTCACGGCGCTGGGAAGCGTGCTGCTGCCGCTGATCTTCCTGCGCAAGAAGGTCGACAAGGCGCGCGGCCGTTGA
- the cysK gene encoding cysteine synthase A, producing MPGIHSDITTAFGNTPLVRLNRVTEGLGATVLAKLEFYNPASSVKDRLGIAIVDAAEASGELKPGGTIVEATSGNTGIALAMVGAARGYNVILTMPASMSKERRMLLKAFGAELVLTDPTKGMTHAVAEAEAIAARTPGAVLAKQFANEANPAIHRRTTAEEILRDTEGAVDYLVAGIGTGGTITGVGQVLKERVPGVQIVAVEPKDSPILTEGHPGPHKIQGIGPNFVPPILDRDILDEVIDVTFDDAIEVARETARREGILVGMSSGAAIWAALQVAKRPEAAGKTIVVIIPSFGERYLSTALYEHLRES from the coding sequence ATGCCCGGTATCCACTCCGACATCACCACCGCTTTCGGCAACACCCCTCTGGTTCGTCTGAACCGGGTCACCGAGGGCCTCGGCGCGACGGTGCTCGCCAAGCTCGAGTTCTACAACCCGGCGTCGAGCGTCAAGGACCGGCTCGGCATCGCGATCGTCGACGCCGCAGAGGCGTCCGGCGAGCTGAAGCCGGGGGGAACGATCGTCGAGGCGACGAGCGGCAACACCGGTATCGCCCTGGCGATGGTCGGCGCAGCGCGCGGCTACAACGTGATCCTCACGATGCCCGCGTCGATGTCGAAGGAGCGGCGCATGCTCCTCAAGGCGTTCGGCGCCGAGCTCGTCCTCACCGACCCCACCAAGGGCATGACGCACGCGGTCGCCGAGGCGGAGGCCATCGCCGCCCGGACGCCGGGTGCCGTGCTGGCGAAGCAGTTCGCCAACGAGGCGAACCCCGCGATCCACCGCCGGACCACGGCCGAGGAGATCCTCCGGGACACGGAGGGCGCCGTCGACTACCTCGTCGCCGGCATCGGCACCGGAGGCACCATCACCGGGGTCGGCCAGGTGCTGAAGGAGCGCGTGCCCGGCGTGCAGATCGTCGCCGTCGAGCCCAAGGACTCGCCGATCCTCACCGAGGGCCACCCCGGACCGCACAAGATCCAGGGCATCGGACCGAACTTCGTGCCGCCCATCCTCGACCGGGACATCCTCGACGAGGTCATCGACGTCACGTTCGACGATGCCATCGAGGTCGCGCGCGAGACAGCGCGCAGAGAGGGCATCCTCGTCGGCATGTCGAGCGGTGCCGCCATCTGGGCCGCCCTGCAGGTCGCGAAGCGCCCGGAGGCCGCAGGCAAGACCATCGTCGTCATCATCCCCTCGTTCGGCGAGCGCTACCTCTCGACCGCCCTGTACGAGCACCTGCGCGAATCCTGA
- the prmC gene encoding peptide chain release factor N(5)-glutamine methyltransferase has product MPDISLASAVHAAARRLAEAGVSDPVVDAELLAGHVLGSRRGEVQAAVIRGDAIAEDSAAALDALVTRRAAREPLQHITGTAPFRHLELAVGPGVFVPRPETETVVQYAIDALLGSAHPEPIGIDLGTGSGAIALAMATEVPHSKIFATELSPDAYPWAVRNTQGIANLTLVNEDLAQAFGELDGTASVVISNPPYVPDAAIPRDPEVRLYDPSMALYGGEDGLDIVRVLSVRALELLHPGGLLVIEHGELQGEEIRSILTQDGWRAASTHRDLTLRDRATTALRP; this is encoded by the coding sequence ATGCCTGACATCTCCCTCGCATCCGCTGTGCATGCCGCCGCTCGGCGACTCGCGGAGGCCGGCGTCTCGGATCCTGTCGTCGATGCGGAGCTCCTCGCGGGTCACGTCCTCGGCTCGCGGCGAGGCGAGGTGCAGGCGGCCGTGATCAGGGGCGACGCGATCGCCGAGGATTCGGCCGCGGCCCTCGATGCGCTCGTCACGCGCCGCGCCGCCAGGGAGCCGCTGCAGCACATCACCGGGACCGCGCCCTTCCGCCACCTGGAACTCGCGGTCGGCCCGGGCGTCTTCGTCCCCAGGCCCGAGACCGAGACCGTCGTGCAGTACGCGATCGATGCCCTGCTCGGCTCGGCGCATCCGGAGCCGATCGGCATCGACCTCGGCACGGGCAGCGGGGCGATCGCCCTCGCCATGGCCACGGAAGTCCCTCATTCGAAGATCTTCGCCACCGAGCTGTCGCCGGATGCGTACCCGTGGGCAGTGCGGAACACGCAGGGCATCGCCAACCTCACGCTCGTCAACGAGGACCTCGCCCAGGCGTTCGGAGAGCTCGACGGCACGGCATCCGTCGTCATCTCCAACCCTCCCTACGTTCCGGATGCGGCGATCCCCCGTGACCCCGAGGTTCGGCTGTACGACCCGTCGATGGCGCTGTACGGGGGAGAGGACGGGCTCGACATCGTGCGCGTCCTCAGCGTGCGGGCTCTCGAGCTGCTGCACCCGGGAGGTCTTCTGGTCATCGAGCACGGTGAGCTCCAGGGCGAGGAGATCCGCAGCATCCTCACACAGGACGGATGGCGTGCGGCATCCACCCACCGCGACCTGACGCTGCGCGATCGGGCGACGACCGCGCTGCGTCCGTGA